The following are encoded together in the Babylonia areolata isolate BAREFJ2019XMU chromosome 18, ASM4173473v1, whole genome shotgun sequence genome:
- the LOC143292684 gene encoding DCN1-like protein 3, translating into MGKCLSCCEKPVPPGSSHPTASHPLHTRPAARPYTSLAQDSREATKLQLQPLVSQSSPGPTDSLIGPGGTPTEKKMFTPYSKLPPIKRQTNGESRRPATNMGSVNSALTGREVSESKMAALFDSYRDEDEDAMLEDGIERFCADLGVQPDEFIVLVIAWKCQAAKMCRFSREEFISGCKSMHVDSIKGLQARFTELIAEVLSRPQFKDFYRWTYKFGLDSDSGQRTLPLEMAVILWRLVFSQNPPAVLDHWLEFLEKHLNLRGIPKDTWDMFLNFTEQVGEDLSSYDDNEAWPSLLDDFVEFENDRQNQNVKTD; encoded by the coding sequence ATGGGGAAGTGCCTTTCATGCTGTGAGAAGCCGGTGCCGCCCGGTAGCTCGCACCCCACTGCCAGCCACCCCCTGCACACCCGACCGGCGGCCCGCCCCTACACCTCCCTTGCCCAGGACTCGCGGGAAGCCACCAAGTTGCAGCTCCAGCCCCTCGTATCCCAGTCCTCGCCAGGCCCCACAGACAGCCTGATAGGGCCCGGGGGAACCCCCACCGAGAAAAAGATGTTTACCCCTTACTCCAAACTGCCCCCTATCAAACGGCAGACAAACGGGGAGAGTCGACGCCCGGCAACCAACATGGGGAGTGTCAACAGTGCATTGACAGGCAGGGAAGTGTCGGAGAGCAAGATGGCTGCTCTCTTTGACAGCTACCgggatgaggatgaagatgcTATGCTTGAGGATGGCATTGAGCGCTTCTGTGCCGATCTTGGTGTCCAGCCGGACGAGTTCATCGTTCTGGTCATAGCTTGGAAATGCCAGGCTGCCAAGATGTGTCGCTTTAGCAGGGAAGAGTTTATCTCAGGATGCAAATCCATGCATGTGGACTCTATCAAAGGTCTCCAGGCTAGGTTTACGGAACTTATAGCGGAAGTCCTGTCCCGGCCGCAGTTCAAAGACTTCTACCGCTGGACTTACAAGTTTGGCCTGGATTCAGATTCTGGTCAGCGCACCCTGCCACTGGAGATGGCGGTGATTCTGTGGCGCTTGGTGTTCTCGCAGAACCCTCCTGCTGTGCTGGACCACTGGCTGGAGTTTCTGGAGAAACATCTCAACTTGCGCGGCATTCCGAAAGACACGTGGGACATGTTCCTCAACTTCACAGAGCAGGTTGGGGAGGACTTGAGTTCTTACGATGACAATGAGGCCTGGCCCAGTCTGCTTGATGACTTTGTGGAGTTTGAGAATGACCGACAGAATCAAAATGTAAAGACAGACTAG